From the Actinomadura luzonensis genome, the window GTACACGAGGGTGTCGTAGGGCAGGCGCTCGCCGCCGAGGTCGACGGTCTTGCCCTCGACGTCGACGGCGGTCACGCGCGCGGTCCTGACCTGGACGCCGGTGCCCGCGAAGAGCTCACGCAGCGGGCGGGGCCGCAGGTGCTGGCCGCTCGCGAGCTGGTGCATGCGCACCCGCTCGACGAAGTCCGGGCCGGCGCTGACCAGGGTGATCTCCACGTCGTCGCGGTGGAGCCGCTTGGCCAGGCGGCCCGCGGTGGTGGCTCCGGCGTATCCGGCTCCGAGGACGACGATGCGGTGCTTCATTGCTCGCTCCTGTCTTGGTTGCGGTCACCTCCTGAACCGGACAGGCGAGCGATCCCTGACACCCAGCGGGTGTGATCTGCGTCACCAGGCGGTGGGGATCGGGTCGGGGCGGGAGCCGGCGGCGGCCCACTGGCGCGCGACGCGCTGGAGCTTGTCGGGGTTGACCTGGATGTGCAGCGACGCCAGGCCGCCGGGGGCCGGCTCCAGGCAGAGCACGCCGACGACCTGCCCGGCGGCCTCGACCAGCACGGCGGGCTCGCCGTTGACGACGACGGCGTAGAAGGCGGGGTTGCCGCCGACGAGACCGCGCTTGGAGTCGCTCGGCCGGAACATGCCGCGCAGGTACTGGGCGATGCCCTCGGCCCCGACGACCGGCGTGCGCCGGGCGACGACCTTGCCGCCGCCGTCGGCCAGGCTGACCGCGTCGTCGGCGAGCAGCCGGATCAGCGGCCCGGTGTCGCCGCTGAGCGCGGCGGCCAGGAACTCCTCGACGATCTTCCGGGCGGCGGCCGCCTCGATCTCCGCGCGGGGCCGCGCGTCGGCGAGGTGCTGCTTGGCGCGGCGGTGGATCTGCTGGCAGTTCGCCTCGGTGACGTCGAGGATCTCGGCGATCTCGCGGTGCGCGTACCCGAACGCCTCGCGCAGCACGTACACCACGCGTTCCTTCGGGGACAGCCGCTCCATCAGGGTGAGCATCGCCATGGAGACCGACTCGCGCTGCTCGGCGGTGTCGGCGGGGCCGAGCATGCGGTCGCCGTCGAGCACCGGCTCGGGCAGCCACTGGCCGACGTAGGTCTCCCGCCTGGCGCGGGCCGAGGTGAGCCGGTTGAGGCAGATGTTCGTGAGCACCTTGGTGAGCCAGGCCTCGGGCGTCTCGATGCGCTGCCGGTCGGCCGCGTGCCAGCGCAGGTAGGTGTCCTGCACGGCGTCCTCAGCGTCGCCGGCCGAGCCGAGCAGGCGGTAGGCGATCGCCTCCAGGCGGCCTCTGAGGCTCTCGAACAGATCGGCCTCGTGCGTGCTGAGCAACATGACCCCATGATCGGCCATCGGCCCAGGTCACGTCCAATCGCCCCCCGGTTCAGCGGAAGGTGGCGGCGATCTGGTCGAGGGCGCCGAGGGTGAGCTCCAGCAGGCCGCGCGTCTCGTTCTCGGCGCACCACCACTGCGTGGCCACGCGCAGCGCGGCGAGGAACGCGGCGGTGATCACCTCGGGCCGGACGCCGTCCGGCAGGTCGCGGCCGGCCACCGCCTCGCTCAGCTCGCTCTCGGTGCGCACCCGCTGGGCGAGTTGCCGGGCCAGCAGGGACGGGTGCCGCATCGCGAGCCGGGTGCGCAGGTGCAGCTCGCGGTCGGTCTCGGCGACCTCGTCGTGCAGGCTCTCCAGACCGCCGCGCAGCGCCTGCCAGGCGGAGCGGCCCGGCGGCTGCTCGCGCACGCGCCGCACGAGCGTGCCGAGGCGCTGCTCGTCGCCGTACAGGAGGGCGTCCTCCTTGCCGGCGAAGTAGTTGGAGAACGTGCGGCGCGAGATGTTGGCGGCGTCGGCGATGGCCTCGACGGTGACGTTGTCGAGGCCGTGTTCGAGGGTGAGCCGGAGCGCGGCCTCGTGGACCGCCTGGCGGGTCTCGGCCTTCTTGCGCTCGCGCAGCCCTGGTGTGCTGCTCATGATGCCGTCGAGTCTACCCACGGGGAATACCTGCCCAGTGCGCAAAGTTGCCCATTGTGCATGTAAGGTGTCCGGGTCGCCCATCCGGGCACATCCCCGACGTTCCCACAGGAGGTTGCGCGTGAGCGCACAGCCGGCAGCGCCGTCCGCGGCGGAGCCGATGACCCACCGCCAGATCCTCGAAGCACTGAGCGGCCTGCTGCTCGTCCTGTTCGTCGCGATGATCAGCGGCACCGTCGTCTCGGTGGCGCTCCCGCAGATCATCGGCGCGCTGAACGGCAGCCAGTCGCAGTACACCTGGGTCGTCACCGCGTCCCTGCTGGCCTCGACCGCCTCGACCCCGATCTGGGGCAAGCTCGCGGACCTGTTCAACAAGAAGCTGCTGCTCCAGATCGCCATCGTGATCTTCATGGTCAGCTCGCTGGCCTGCGGCTTCGCCCAGAACACCGGGCAGCTCATCACCTTCCGCGCGATCCAGGGCCTCGGCATGGGCGCGCTGCAGATCCTCGCCCAGGTCGTCATCGCCGCGATGATCTCGCCCAAGGAGCGCGGCCGCTACAACGGCTACCTCGGCGCGGTCATGGCCGTCGCCACGGTCGGCGGCCCGCTGCTCGGCGGCTTCATCGCCGACGCCTCCTGGCTCGGCTGGCGCTGGTGCTTCTTCATCGCGGTGCCGTTCACGATCGCGGCGTTCGCGCTGCTGGCCAAGACGCTGCACCTGCCGACCGTGCGCCGCGCGGACGTGAGCATCGACTACTGGGGCGCCGGCCTCATCGCGGCGGGCGTCAGCGTGCTGCTCATTTGGGTGACCTTCGTCGGCAACTCCTTCGACTGGCTGTCCTGGCAGACCGGCGCCATGGTGGGCGGCGGCGTGCTGCTGCTCGGCGCCGCGACCTGGGTGGAGTCGAAGGTGCGCGAGCCGGTCGTGCCGCTGCACGTCGTACGGCGCCGCGACCCGGCCCTCGCCATCCTGGCCAGCCTCGCCGTCGGCATGGCGATGTTCGGCGGCGCGGTCTTCCTCGGCCAGTACTTCCAGATCGGCCGCGGGTACGGGCCGACGGCGGCGGGCCTGCTGACCATCCCCATGATGGTCGGCGTGCTGTTCTCCTCGACGATCAGCGGCCGGATGGTGTCCAGGAGCGGGCAGACCAAGCCGTACATCCTGGTCGGCCTGGTGGTGCTGCTGGCGGGCTTCGCCGGGCTGTCCACCATCGACCACGAGACGTCGCTGGTGCTGGTGTCGGCGTACATGCTGGCCGTCGGCGTGGGCGTCGGCATGTCGATGCAGAACCTGGTGCTGGTCATCCAGAACACCGTCCCGCTGCGCGAGATCGGCGCGGCGAGCGGCGCGATCACCTTCTTCCGCTCGCTCGGCGGCACGGTCGGCGTGTCGGTGCTCGGCGCGGTGCTGGCCAACCAGGTGGCCGCCAACATCACCGAGGGCCTGGCCAAGGCCGGCATCCCGGTCAAGGGCGGCGGCACGGCGGGCAGCAGCCTCAACCTCGCGGCGCTGCCCGAGCCGGTCAAGGCGATCGTGCGGGCCGCGTACGGCGACGCCACCGGGCACATCTTCCTCCTCTCGGCGGCCATCGCCGTGGTCGGCCTGGTCGCGGCGGCGTTCCTGCGGCCGGCCAGGCTGCGCGACAGCCTGGACCTGCCCGAGCAGGCCGCGCCGCAGCAGGAGCAGGCCGTCACCAAGGCCTGACCCGATGCCCGGAAGGCCGCGCCCCCGTCTCGCCCGCGGGGACGCGGCCTTCCGTCGCGTGCACGGCGCGCACACCGGCCGCTCGCCCTTCGTCTTCCTGTGACACTCTTCGGCGAACAGCCGAAACTTTCAGCAGCCTTCCTCGCAGCCGGCAGCTCGCGTGACCGTGTTGGCCAGGACTCCTGTTCCCTGAGCGACCATCTCCGGTTACCGCGCTGTTTCAAGGCCATTGACAAGCCTCCTGACCGGCCCGATACTTTCGCCGAATCACCGATACTTTCGACGTCGCCAGTGGCCGAGGTTGAAGGAGATGCGATGAACGACGTCCATACCCGTCCCAGGATCCGCCGAGGCGGCCGCCTCCGACTGCTCCTCAGCGGCGCCTCAGCCCTCGCGCTGATCGTGGCCGCGCTGGTCATGCCCGGCA encodes:
- a CDS encoding RNA polymerase sigma-70 factor codes for the protein MLLSTHEADLFESLRGRLEAIAYRLLGSAGDAEDAVQDTYLRWHAADRQRIETPEAWLTKVLTNICLNRLTSARARRETYVGQWLPEPVLDGDRMLGPADTAEQRESVSMAMLTLMERLSPKERVVYVLREAFGYAHREIAEILDVTEANCQQIHRRAKQHLADARPRAEIEAAAARKIVEEFLAAALSGDTGPLIRLLADDAVSLADGGGKVVARRTPVVGAEGIAQYLRGMFRPSDSKRGLVGGNPAFYAVVVNGEPAVLVEAAGQVVGVLCLEPAPGGLASLHIQVNPDKLQRVARQWAAAGSRPDPIPTAW
- a CDS encoding TetR/AcrR family transcriptional regulator; this encodes MSSTPGLRERKKAETRQAVHEAALRLTLEHGLDNVTVEAIADAANISRRTFSNYFAGKEDALLYGDEQRLGTLVRRVREQPPGRSAWQALRGGLESLHDEVAETDRELHLRTRLAMRHPSLLARQLAQRVRTESELSEAVAGRDLPDGVRPEVITAAFLAALRVATQWWCAENETRGLLELTLGALDQIAATFR
- a CDS encoding MDR family MFS transporter gives rise to the protein MTHRQILEALSGLLLVLFVAMISGTVVSVALPQIIGALNGSQSQYTWVVTASLLASTASTPIWGKLADLFNKKLLLQIAIVIFMVSSLACGFAQNTGQLITFRAIQGLGMGALQILAQVVIAAMISPKERGRYNGYLGAVMAVATVGGPLLGGFIADASWLGWRWCFFIAVPFTIAAFALLAKTLHLPTVRRADVSIDYWGAGLIAAGVSVLLIWVTFVGNSFDWLSWQTGAMVGGGVLLLGAATWVESKVREPVVPLHVVRRRDPALAILASLAVGMAMFGGAVFLGQYFQIGRGYGPTAAGLLTIPMMVGVLFSSTISGRMVSRSGQTKPYILVGLVVLLAGFAGLSTIDHETSLVLVSAYMLAVGVGVGMSMQNLVLVIQNTVPLREIGAASGAITFFRSLGGTVGVSVLGAVLANQVAANITEGLAKAGIPVKGGGTAGSSLNLAALPEPVKAIVRAAYGDATGHIFLLSAAIAVVGLVAAAFLRPARLRDSLDLPEQAAPQQEQAVTKA